The Ricinus communis isolate WT05 ecotype wild-type chromosome 8, ASM1957865v1, whole genome shotgun sequence sequence CAAGCAGTCGCTGTAATGACTGAATATGTGATTAATATCTTCCTGTAGCTGAAAGCTGCTGCCTCCTGCCCCATTTTGATTGGTATGGTAAGAGAGAAATGCGACTTTCTTCATAGTTGATACGGAAAGAAAGGATGCCCTAGTGAACAAAGGTTAGGTGGGTAGGATGAGGAAAAATCTGATTGGTTATCTGTGTCAATAATGTAACCGAATAATAAATGGGAAATAATTTTGAAGAATGCATTGTTTAATGGGGTTATCCTAAAGTGGGTCACTGAAGATGACCTTTGTGCTAAGGTTGAGGAGTCCCACATGGGGAGGACAGGACAGCCATTCATCCAAAGAGGTAGGTAAGGGCTTTTAGAGAATGTCCCAcgattcttcttcttcttcttcttcttcttcagtaCCTAAGCACATGACATCCACGTGTTTGCTTTGCTGGTTATCACAACCACGTTCTCCATTGCTGCCAGTTCTCTTTTAAAAAACCAGTTTTGGTTAAAACcttattaaagaaataataaaatacaaattgtCTTCAATTGCTTTTACAAGTGTTGCCATGTGCGGGTGTATGCAGGGGAAACCGGTCGGGACAGAGACTGGTGGGGAAAAATCTTGCGCATGATAATACTAGAAACCTAAGCTGATGGTGATCTTTAGCTGTTTAAGTAGAGGTCCTTTTCTGCCCCAAGTAAGATGAGGGACGAGACTAGCTCCCCCAGGGTGCTTTCATGTTCATGTTAgtatttcttataaaagaaatgCTTTCCTGAGTGAGgtacattaaatatttaaaataaaataaaattgagatgAGTAAAATTTAAGATGAAGACTCAAAACTTAACTGCTAGACTAATTAAGGTCTCGTAGGCAGTAGCACATTGTGCATTCAATTGCTTACTACGCTCTTTACCAAAGTTTGAGATTCATTTTGGACCCACCAATCACTTTATGCAAGAATTACACCATGTtcgaatttgaaaaattagagtattcataaatttttaatgttttatataactttttgtttataataaatatttaataaataaaaaccttattctattttagtaaaattttgatgttaaatttactaatattaatatttttaaaatatatatttagaatcttatttttaaaattttcaaaaaaatttgaagTGTTAGTAGTTTTTTCGTTTTTGTGCAAATTAGCTTATTAATAGGGTTTTTGAAAGCTTGAGATTGATTTTGGGCCCACCAATCAGTCGATGGAAGAATTATAGAAAGTCGCAGCATGTGATcagatagaaagaaaaaaaaaaaagaaaaagaaatacttaGGTATCCCTCTTATAGAGGCAAATcaattgatattaatatttgactcatagtaaattaaaaaatgtatttttttttttggccaGTAGAATTAACAAGTTGacagaataaattatttaatgcaTTACATGATTTAGGTAGATTTTATCTCTGCGCTACATAGTTTACTACttatcatatattaattacataacttactatttattatttattagtttatttgagtacataagagaaatatatattagaaatagGAAATGAtactcaaaataattattttcttataatttataaaataatttttctgatgCATAAGAGATTTAATAAGCTATAAGCTATACAATAGAGAGTAAATATCTCCTTATAAAATTACGCCATAGAAGTAAAAACTCACGTACGTAACGTAAagataaaaatctaaatttaaatttttttatttaaaagtaaacatTTTTACAACTTTCACTAGATATTAAAGTAAATGCCTTATTGAAAAATTCCCACATCCGATAATTTGTATCAATAGATAGAGTTAAACAACCTCATAGGCAGTGATGATAAGTTCCATCTTATTGAAGCAATTAATTACGAGGCAGCACCCATTTATGTGTAATTATTTactttacatatttatttttcacttgTATGTGTATCCCCCCCTAACTGCACCTTCTTCTGTGTTGCATATGAGCAGATATTCATTCAATTTGCTTCTGTTGTAGGTTTAATTTCTGAAAGCAACATGGATAAGCTTAGGTGGGTTtgtgttaaaaagaaaaagaaaaaggaaaaggagagaGACAGTACTTTTTATTggaataaaaatcataaaaaggTTCAACATCAAAGTGAGGCCAGAGTTGGACTAGATAGGTGCAAGGACAGTCAGAAAGGGTGAAAAAGTAGGTGAAATGCACAAGCAGAtaattgcaaatgaataaGTGGATATCTATCCTCTTCTTTCTCACCCTAACAGCAACTTATGTATCCTTAACCCTAATTACCATCCACTTGAATTTCAtgatgagagagagagagagagtagagatattatattatcattCATACATGGTGGTGGGTAACAAATGATCCGCAAGTTGGAAGAGGGGAGATAACAACAAAAAGGTGAATCAACCTTCCCATCCCTAACCCTACCCTTGTTGCCTAAACTTGCACCACAAGGTtggagttaaaaaaaaaaaaaaaataaaaggaaaaagtggAAGGTGAACCAAAGCCCACATACAACTACAACCACATTCATTTCTTTTCCCTATTCTTCCCTTTTCATTCATCATCTTTTCCTTGAACCCAACCTCCACCTCTTCTAGAAGCCCTTCaacttctctctctctctctctctctctctctctctctctctctctctctctctctcatgcATGATAGTGTAGTGTACCAATAGAATAAAGAACCACAACTACCATCTCCATACATAAGCACAAGAATAACACAAGAATAGCCAAGCCACTTGAGCATTTCTTTTCCAAATGCCCACCTCAACTAACTTACTAAAACAAACCAAAATTCTATATCTTCCCTCTATGTCATTTCATCCAagtctaaaaattatttcaatacTTGTGGACTACTCTGCCAGCAACCAAAATTCACTCACTTAAGTGACACCCATTTTTCTCATACACATTTCAATCAAACTTCAAAACATGTCATCATTACATGTATTATTCAAACAACAATTCCTACTTGAtttgggaaaagaaaaagaaaaattctagATGCCATACACATATAAATGTACATAGATAGAGAGATGATGATAGCTTGCTAgtcaagaattttaatttaaccaagaaaaaaacaaagcaTAAATAGCCATTAGccaatttaataacaaaataaggcCAAATAAGAATTACAGAAGCAAAGCTGCTTGATCATATAAAAGATATGAAGGTGGACCTTCTTGGAGACCCACCCCAATTGGTGTTAGTTCCAACAACATGATTTAATATATGTTCTACATGAATTCTGGTATGTGTTGTCTAGTGAGTTGGGGAAGATTTTGAGAGAGaaccaaataaataataaaaacttgtCCAGAGCTTTAAGACaggaattaaaattttaatctgaagatatttaaaaaatgggGGGGCAAAGATGTATACACCATTTCTTGCCTATACTTTAATATACCTTACTTTACACCTAACTGAAGGTTACCTATAGTTAATGTCCTTTTAACTTATTATATGATTGATGCTAATATCATCAAGAGAGAGGCCACCAGCCACTCCCCTCTAACCTGTCTCACCAACTCACATCTAGAAGCAATTAGGGTCATTgccctttctctctctctctctctctctttctctctctaaagaGTCAAAAGCCTATATAAAACCTCATCTCAAGTCCTCTCAAGGGCCGGCCTTAATGTTCCAGcaacaacaaaagaagaaagaagaaaaaagaaaaagaaaacaagcccTTCATTTCTACCATATAGTCActaaaaaaggaagaagatcAAGGAAATCCCTGATAGCTATAGCTGTTGAGCTATTTTAACTGTTGAGTTTTGTTTCTATAATTCCCAACTAAAAAAATGGGAAGGTCTCCTTGTTGTGAAAAAGCGCATACAAATAAAGGTGCATGGActaaagaagaagatgatcgCCTTATTGCTTACATTAGAGCTCATGGTGAAGGCTGTTGGCGTTCACTTCCTAAAGCTGCTGGTCTTCTTCGTTGTGGTAAAAGCTGTAGACTTCGTTGGATCAACTATTTAAGACCTGACCTTAAACGTGGTAATTTTACTGAGGAAGAAGATGAACTCATTATCAAACTCCATAGTCTTCTTGGTAACAAGTAAGTTCTCTaaacattaattatttaaccCCATCCAATTATGCCTTTGCTTTTTCACGCTTCACAAGCTTTTATAAGCTCATATGGCTTATCGGTGTTCTTTACTTTTGTTGTTTTAGATGGTCTCTTATTGCTGGTAGATTACCAGGAAGAACAGATAATGAGATAAAGAACTATTGGAACACACACATAAGAAGAAAGCTTTTGAATAGAGGAATAGATCCTGCGACACATAGGCCACTTAATGAGCCAACTCAAGAAACTGCAACAACAGCTACAACAACAGCAACAACAAACACAATAACTTTTTCTActattaaagaagaaaaagaaagaattagcACACCAACTACCCCCAGTACGTTTATATGCAAAGAGGAGATAAACCCAGTTCATGAAAGGTGTCCAGACTTGAATCTTGAGCTAAGAATTAGCCTCCCATACCAAAGCCAACAGCAGCACGTTGTTGAGCCATTAAAAACTGGAGGAAGAATTCTTT is a genomic window containing:
- the LOC8263922 gene encoding myb-related protein 308, which gives rise to MGRSPCCEKAHTNKGAWTKEEDDRLIAYIRAHGEGCWRSLPKAAGLLRCGKSCRLRWINYLRPDLKRGNFTEEEDELIIKLHSLLGNKWSLIAGRLPGRTDNEIKNYWNTHIRRKLLNRGIDPATHRPLNEPTQETATTATTTATTNTITFSTIKEEKERISTPTTPSTFICKEEINPVHERCPDLNLELRISLPYQSQQQHVVEPLKTGGRILCFACRLGLQNSKDCSCSIMGSGIGSSSGNSNSGYDFLGMKSGVLDYRSLEMK